A window from Rhodobium gokarnense encodes these proteins:
- a CDS encoding TetR/AcrR family transcriptional regulator: MPRSPYTKDTRQQILEAAQKTFAEYGYDRTSIRQIVARAGTNIASVNYHFGSKDALYREVLAAAISDLTDDLGTAVDALDLDGLTVDHVHDFAIRHILTGISSKRFEPPRVIGWEIISPKIDVPALMNGKMAETEAQIVLLLSPAITPGATAGQKSFAARWFMTAILPPPPIADWLTELQSSGDGTFEIAVSQLADAAIAGVRALTAPVEAEDDG; this comes from the coding sequence ATGCCGCGCAGCCCCTATACCAAGGACACACGCCAGCAGATCCTGGAAGCGGCGCAGAAGACCTTCGCCGAATATGGCTACGACCGCACCAGCATCCGCCAGATCGTCGCCCGGGCGGGCACCAACATCGCCTCGGTGAACTACCATTTCGGCAGCAAGGACGCGCTCTACCGGGAAGTCCTGGCGGCCGCGATCTCCGATCTCACCGATGATCTCGGCACGGCCGTCGACGCCCTCGACCTCGACGGCCTGACGGTCGATCACGTGCACGACTTCGCCATACGGCACATCCTGACGGGAATTTCCTCCAAGCGCTTCGAGCCGCCGCGGGTGATCGGCTGGGAAATCATCTCGCCGAAGATCGACGTGCCGGCGCTGATGAACGGCAAGATGGCCGAGACCGAGGCACAGATCGTCCTGCTGCTGTCGCCCGCCATCACGCCGGGCGCGACCGCCGGACAGAAGTCGTTTGCCGCGCGCTGGTTCATGACGGCGATCCTGCCGCCGCCGCCGATTGCCGATTGGCTGACGGAGCTGCAGTCGTCCGGCGACGGGACATTCGAGATCGCAGTCTCGCAGCTTGCCGATGCGGCGATCGCCGGCGTGCGGGCGCTGACGGCCCCGGTGGAGGCGGAGGACGACGGCTGA
- a CDS encoding NAD-dependent epimerase/dehydratase family protein translates to MSGAGERLFVFGFGNSAKALNRLFADRFASIAGTTRSRERADALEELGIDAFVFDGTRPGRSVADALKSATYVLSSVPPGEDGDPVLAHHAADIAAAPGLRWVGYLSTIGVYGDHRGAVIDEETPCRPASPRSRRRLEAEAAWTDLAEEIGVPAAIFRLAGIYGPGHNVMVRLMKGTARRLVKPGQVFNRIHVDDIASIVAAAIAEDCGGIFNVTDDEAAPPQDVVTFGAELMGVEPPPEEDFATAELSPMARSFYGESKIVSNDRAKSVLGWKPRYPDYRSGLKRLWTTGDWDAETTSERKR, encoded by the coding sequence ATGAGCGGTGCAGGGGAGCGGTTGTTCGTGTTCGGGTTCGGCAATTCGGCAAAGGCGCTCAATCGCCTTTTCGCCGACCGCTTCGCCTCCATTGCCGGCACGACCCGTAGCCGGGAGCGCGCCGACGCGCTGGAAGAGCTCGGCATCGACGCCTTCGTCTTCGACGGCACCAGGCCGGGAAGGAGCGTCGCCGACGCCCTCAAATCGGCGACCTACGTGCTCTCCTCCGTGCCGCCGGGAGAGGATGGCGATCCGGTGCTCGCCCACCACGCGGCCGATATCGCCGCCGCCCCCGGTCTGCGCTGGGTCGGCTATCTCTCCACCATCGGCGTCTATGGCGACCACCGCGGCGCCGTCATCGACGAGGAGACGCCGTGCCGTCCGGCGAGCCCGCGCTCGCGCCGCCGGCTGGAGGCAGAGGCCGCCTGGACCGACCTGGCCGAGGAGATCGGCGTGCCGGCGGCCATCTTCCGCCTTGCCGGCATCTACGGCCCCGGCCACAACGTCATGGTCCGGCTGATGAAGGGAACGGCGCGGCGGCTGGTCAAGCCCGGCCAGGTCTTCAACCGCATCCATGTCGACGACATCGCCTCGATCGTCGCCGCAGCGATTGCCGAGGATTGCGGTGGCATCTTCAACGTCACCGACGACGAGGCCGCCCCGCCCCAGGACGTCGTCACTTTCGGGGCCGAGCTGATGGGCGTGGAGCCGCCGCCGGAGGAGGACTTCGCCACCGCCGAGCTGTCGCCCATGGCGCGCTCCTTCTACGGCGAATCGAAGATCGTCTCGAACGACAGGGCCAAGTCCGTGCTCGGCTGGAAGCCGCGCTATCCGGACTATCGCAGCGGCCTGAAGCGGCTCTGGACGACCGGCGACTGGGACGCGGAAACGACCTCCGAGCGCAAGCGCTGA
- the queG gene encoding tRNA epoxyqueuosine(34) reductase QueG yields the protein MKPNWDLKTALETRAKELGFDAVRIASADIGETPGEHLAEFVATGHHGTMDWMATTLERRRSPRALWPEARSVIVLGLNYGPERDPRDVLDKPDRGAIAAYAGNRDYHDIVKGRLKQLAGWLASRADCDVKVFVDTAPVMEKPIAAHAGLGWQGKHTNLVSRDYGSWLFLGEIYTTLDLAPDPPLADHCGSCRACLDACPTGALPAPYRIDARRCISYLTIELKGPIPRHLRPAIGNRIYGCDDCLAVCPWNKYASATREMKLSVRDDLAAPPLAELAALDDAAFRAFFSGSPVKRIGRGRFVRNVLIAIGNSGDPALLDAVRPLMADESPLVRGAAAWAYQRLAASSEVETTRAERRTLETDADVRAEWAPEKERERKEETGQ from the coding sequence TTGAAACCCAACTGGGACCTCAAAACCGCGCTTGAGACGCGAGCCAAAGAACTCGGCTTCGATGCCGTGCGCATCGCTTCTGCCGATATCGGCGAGACGCCGGGCGAACACCTCGCCGAGTTCGTCGCGACCGGCCACCACGGCACCATGGACTGGATGGCAACGACGCTGGAGCGGCGCAGGAGCCCGCGGGCGCTGTGGCCGGAAGCGCGCTCGGTCATTGTCCTCGGCCTCAACTACGGACCGGAGCGCGATCCGCGCGATGTCCTAGATAAACCCGACCGCGGCGCCATCGCCGCCTATGCCGGCAACCGCGACTACCACGACATCGTCAAGGGCCGCCTGAAGCAGCTTGCGGGCTGGCTTGCCTCCCGCGCCGACTGCGACGTCAAGGTCTTCGTCGACACCGCCCCGGTGATGGAAAAGCCGATCGCGGCCCATGCCGGCCTCGGCTGGCAGGGCAAGCACACCAACCTCGTCTCGCGTGACTACGGCTCCTGGTTGTTCCTCGGCGAGATCTATACGACGCTGGACCTTGCCCCCGATCCGCCGCTCGCCGACCATTGCGGCTCGTGCCGGGCCTGCCTCGATGCCTGCCCGACCGGGGCGCTGCCGGCGCCCTACCGGATCGATGCGCGCCGCTGCATTTCCTATCTCACCATCGAACTGAAGGGCCCGATCCCGCGGCACCTGCGCCCGGCGATCGGCAACCGCATCTATGGCTGCGACGACTGCCTCGCCGTCTGCCCCTGGAACAAATATGCCAGCGCCACCAGGGAGATGAAGCTTTCCGTCCGCGACGACCTTGCGGCCCCGCCGCTCGCCGAACTGGCCGCGCTCGACGATGCGGCCTTCCGAGCCTTTTTTTCCGGCTCGCCCGTAAAACGCATCGGCCGCGGCCGCTTCGTGCGCAACGTCCTCATTGCCATCGGCAATTCCGGCGACCCCGCATTGCTGGACGCCGTTCGCCCGCTCATGGCGGACGAATCGCCCCTGGTGCGCGGCGCCGCCGCCTGGGCCTACCAGCGCCTTGCCGCGTCGTCCGAGGTCGAAACGACACGGGCTGAGAGACGGACGCTTGAGACCGACGCCGATGTGCGCGCAGAATGGGCGCCAGAAAAAGAACGTGAGCGTAAGGAGGAAACGGGGCAATGA
- a CDS encoding glutathione S-transferase family protein: MLTLYHQPFSPACRFVRLAIAEHNAESDLIVEPFWERRPEFLKLNPAGELPVLVENDGPAIVGARAIMEYLDETRGYMQESRRLMPDHPEKRAEMRRLVDWFLDKFDREVGGIFVHEKVFKQDMPQRCGGGAPDSAMLRAARANIRPHLRYIGYLASIRNWLAGDRFSYADLAAAAGISCVDYLGEVPWEEDDTAKTWYARVKSRPIFRPLLTEKVRGMPPSRTYADLDF, encoded by the coding sequence ATGCTGACCCTTTACCACCAGCCCTTTTCGCCCGCCTGCCGCTTCGTCCGCCTTGCGATTGCCGAGCACAACGCCGAGAGCGATCTCATCGTCGAGCCGTTCTGGGAGCGCCGGCCGGAGTTCCTGAAGCTCAACCCCGCCGGCGAGCTGCCGGTGCTGGTGGAAAACGACGGTCCGGCCATCGTCGGCGCCCGGGCGATCATGGAATATCTCGACGAGACCCGCGGCTACATGCAGGAAAGCCGCCGCCTGATGCCCGACCATCCGGAAAAGCGCGCCGAGATGCGCCGCCTCGTCGACTGGTTCCTCGACAAGTTCGACCGCGAGGTCGGCGGCATCTTCGTCCACGAGAAGGTGTTCAAGCAGGACATGCCGCAACGCTGCGGCGGCGGCGCCCCGGATTCGGCCATGCTGCGCGCGGCGCGCGCCAACATCCGCCCGCATCTGCGCTATATTGGCTATCTCGCATCGATCCGGAACTGGCTGGCCGGCGACCGCTTCTCCTACGCGGACCTGGCCGCCGCGGCCGGGATTTCCTGCGTCGACTACCTTGGCGAGGTGCCATGGGAAGAGGACGACACCGCAAAGACCTGGTACGCGCGGGTGAAGTCGCGGCCGATCTTCCGCCCACTGCTCACCGAAAAGGTGCGCGGCATGCCGCCGTCGCGGACCTACGCCGACCTGGACTTTTGA
- a CDS encoding undecaprenyl-diphosphate phosphatase, which yields MSIEQIVVLAIVQGITEFLPISSSGHLILIPALTGWPDQGLITDVMVHVGSLFAILAYFWRDVLTILKGCIDLARLRWTWAARLAAYIIVGTIPAVIVGLIFKLTGFLDYIRGVEIVAWNAIIFGILLYVADAFGPRLKSMAEMRFGPAIIIGIAQSLALVPGTSRSGITMTAARAMGFKRDESARFSFLLGVPAITAAGLLTFLEAYETGEPIPADALYAAGLTFFSALAAIAFLMAIVKRMSFLPFVIYRLALALALFALIYGWIPGVAPPA from the coding sequence ATGTCCATTGAACAGATCGTCGTCCTGGCCATCGTCCAGGGCATCACCGAGTTCCTGCCGATCTCCTCGTCGGGCCACCTGATCCTGATCCCGGCGCTGACGGGCTGGCCGGACCAGGGGCTGATCACCGACGTCATGGTCCATGTCGGCTCCCTGTTCGCCATCCTCGCCTATTTCTGGCGCGACGTGCTGACGATCCTCAAGGGCTGCATCGACCTTGCCCGCCTGCGCTGGACATGGGCGGCGCGGCTCGCCGCCTACATCATCGTCGGCACCATCCCCGCGGTCATCGTCGGCCTGATCTTCAAGCTCACCGGCTTCCTCGACTACATCCGCGGCGTCGAGATCGTCGCCTGGAACGCCATCATCTTCGGCATCCTGCTCTATGTCGCCGACGCCTTCGGCCCGCGCCTCAAGTCGATGGCGGAAATGCGCTTCGGCCCGGCGATCATCATCGGCATCGCCCAGTCGCTGGCGCTGGTGCCCGGCACCAGCCGTTCCGGCATCACCATGACGGCGGCCCGCGCCATGGGCTTCAAGCGCGACGAGTCGGCCCGGTTCTCCTTCCTCCTCGGCGTGCCGGCGATCACCGCCGCCGGCCTCCTGACGTTCCTGGAAGCCTACGAGACCGGCGAGCCGATCCCGGCCGATGCGCTCTATGCCGCCGGGCTCACCTTCTTTTCCGCGCTCGCCGCGATCGCCTTCCTGATGGCCATCGTCAAGCGGATGAGTTTCCTGCCCTTCGTGATCTACAGGCTTGCCCTCGCATTGGCGCTTTTCGCCCTTATCTACGGCTGGATCCCCGGGGTGGCACCGCCCGCCTGA
- a CDS encoding complex I NDUFA9 subunit family protein, translating into MAVSQNSKLVTVFGGSGFVGRHVVRALVARGWRVRVAVRRPDLAFFLQPIGAVGQIHAVQANLRYPESIERALAGADAVVNSVGILVPSGKQTFEALVAEGAKRIAEAAARAGITNVAHISAIGADPESPAAYARAKAAGEAGVLAAVPGAAILRPSIVFGPEDDFFNRFASMAAMSPVVPLIGGSTKFQPVFVGDVAEAVAMALEGKTEPGGVYELGGPEVKTFRECIEVMLEVIDRKRAIVSLPLKIASMQAWLLEKLPKPMLTRDQVKMLARDNVVSAEAKAAGRTLEGLGIEGRTLEAILPTYLTRFRPRGQFDRPRTA; encoded by the coding sequence ATGGCAGTCTCGCAGAACTCCAAACTGGTGACGGTTTTCGGCGGATCGGGTTTCGTCGGCCGACATGTGGTGAGGGCCCTTGTTGCCCGCGGCTGGCGCGTGCGCGTCGCGGTGCGCCGGCCGGACCTTGCCTTCTTCCTGCAGCCGATCGGCGCGGTCGGCCAGATCCACGCGGTCCAGGCCAATCTGCGCTATCCCGAATCGATCGAGCGGGCGCTCGCCGGCGCCGACGCCGTCGTCAATTCCGTCGGCATCCTGGTGCCGAGCGGTAAGCAGACCTTCGAGGCGCTCGTTGCCGAGGGCGCGAAGAGAATCGCCGAGGCCGCGGCCAGGGCCGGCATCACCAATGTCGCGCACATCTCCGCCATCGGCGCGGACCCCGAATCGCCCGCGGCCTATGCCCGCGCCAAGGCGGCCGGCGAGGCCGGCGTCCTTGCCGCCGTGCCCGGCGCGGCGATCCTGAGGCCCTCCATCGTCTTCGGGCCGGAGGACGACTTCTTCAACCGCTTCGCATCGATGGCCGCGATGTCGCCCGTCGTCCCGCTGATCGGCGGCAGCACGAAGTTCCAGCCGGTCTTCGTCGGCGACGTCGCCGAGGCCGTCGCCATGGCCCTTGAGGGCAAGACCGAGCCGGGCGGCGTCTACGAGCTCGGCGGCCCGGAGGTGAAGACGTTCCGGGAATGCATCGAGGTGATGCTGGAGGTCATCGACCGCAAGCGCGCCATCGTCTCCCTGCCGCTGAAGATCGCCAGCATGCAGGCCTGGCTGCTGGAGAAGCTGCCGAAGCCGATGCTGACCCGCGACCAGGTCAAGATGCTTGCCCGCGACAACGTCGTCTCGGCGGAGGCCAAGGCGGCCGGCCGCACCCTGGAAGGCCTCGGCATCGAGGGCCGCACCCTTGAGGCGATCCTGCCGACCTATCTGACCCGGTTCCGGCCGCGCGGCCAGTTCGACCGCCCGCGCACGGCCTGA
- a CDS encoding ribonuclease D → MTIRLHKGDLPDLSRYKGSVAIDTETLGLNPHRDRLCVVQLSPGDGTADVVQIARGQSEAPNLTRLLADPDVVKIFHFARFDVAVLYHAFGVMPEPVWCTKIASRLVRTYTDRHGLKDICRELLNIDLSKQQQSSDWAAEDLSDAQLSYAASDVLHLHQLRDRLQMMLAREERTEMAEACFRFLPTRARLDLEGWPEQDIFAHS, encoded by the coding sequence ATGACCATCCGGCTCCACAAAGGCGACCTCCCCGATCTTTCCCGCTACAAGGGCTCGGTCGCCATCGACACCGAGACCCTCGGCCTCAATCCCCATCGCGACCGGCTGTGCGTGGTGCAGCTCTCGCCCGGCGACGGCACCGCCGACGTGGTGCAGATCGCCCGCGGCCAGAGCGAGGCGCCGAATCTGACGCGGCTCCTTGCCGATCCGGACGTCGTCAAGATCTTCCATTTCGCCCGCTTCGACGTCGCCGTGCTCTATCACGCCTTCGGCGTCATGCCGGAGCCGGTCTGGTGCACCAAGATCGCCTCGCGGCTGGTGCGCACCTATACCGACCGGCACGGGCTGAAGGACATCTGCCGCGAATTGCTGAACATCGACCTTTCCAAGCAGCAGCAGAGCTCCGACTGGGCGGCCGAGGACCTCAGCGACGCCCAGCTCTCCTATGCGGCCTCGGACGTCCTCCACCTGCACCAGCTCCGCGACCGGCTGCAGATGATGCTCGCCCGCGAGGAGCGCACGGAGATGGCTGAGGCCTGTTTCCGCTTCCTGCCGACGCGGGCACGGCTCGACCTTGAAGGCTGGCCGGAACAGGATATTTTCGCCCATTCCTGA
- the lptC gene encoding LPS export ABC transporter periplasmic protein LptC produces the protein MTAHPTTADSPAPLATRQRERARVDAVRHSRRVRRLKIVLPSVAAVIVAVIAGMVVISSFAPGIDLSALSFGGDGIVMANPRLSGHDKQNRSYEVTADRAVQSLANPKIITMEKIGARVELGDGSWATFRAVEGVFDGTKETLSLTDRITIDSSLGYQATLDGAEVNFKDGVVTSADPFSLTSEKGTIEAGRLEVKDDGQTILFGDGIKMTLNPAAGEKLPKAVSSELKEAAKTKRPRADGAAAPAASGGEQGTGQ, from the coding sequence GTGACCGCGCACCCGACCACTGCCGACAGCCCCGCGCCGCTTGCCACGCGCCAGCGCGAGCGGGCGCGCGTTGACGCTGTGCGCCACAGCCGGCGGGTGCGGCGGCTGAAGATCGTGCTGCCGAGCGTCGCCGCGGTCATCGTTGCGGTGATTGCCGGCATGGTGGTGATCTCGTCCTTCGCGCCGGGCATCGACCTTTCCGCCCTCAGCTTCGGCGGCGACGGCATCGTCATGGCCAATCCGCGGCTCTCCGGCCACGACAAGCAGAACCGGTCCTATGAGGTCACCGCCGACCGCGCCGTGCAGAGCCTTGCCAATCCGAAGATCATCACGATGGAGAAGATCGGCGCCCGGGTCGAGCTCGGCGACGGCTCCTGGGCAACCTTCAGGGCGGTCGAAGGCGTCTTCGACGGCACCAAGGAAACGCTGTCGCTGACCGACCGGATCACCATCGATTCCAGCCTCGGCTACCAGGCGACGCTCGACGGTGCGGAGGTCAACTTCAAGGACGGCGTCGTCACCAGCGCCGATCCGTTCAGCCTGACCTCGGAAAAGGGAACGATCGAGGCCGGGCGGCTGGAGGTCAAGGACGACGGCCAGACCATCCTCTTCGGCGACGGCATCAAGATGACGCTCAATCCGGCAGCCGGGGAAAAGCTGCCGAAGGCGGTCTCCTCCGAACTGAAGGAAGCCGCCAAGACGAAACGGCCGCGCGCGGACGGCGCCGCGGCCCCCGCCGCCTCCGGCGGCGAACAGGGAACCGGCCAATGA
- a CDS encoding LptA/OstA family protein, producing MTRFFSTFGTAARLAVVALFAGAVLAAPAARAQTFTESFTGLGVNSNDPIQIEARELEVRDKERVAIFRGDVNVRQQNAVLKAQNLKVFYTGGAGAKGGAQDISKLEAGGKVYVSSGDQVATGDKAVFDLKAEQLTVTGNVVLSKGPNVIQGEILEIDMKTGQAKFRSPSRIRMLIQPKSLGKEKTPPGN from the coding sequence ATGACCCGCTTTTTTTCCACCTTTGGGACCGCCGCGCGCCTCGCTGTCGTCGCGCTGTTCGCCGGCGCGGTGCTTGCCGCGCCCGCCGCCCGGGCCCAGACGTTCACCGAATCCTTCACCGGCCTCGGCGTCAATTCCAACGACCCGATCCAGATCGAGGCCCGCGAACTGGAAGTGCGCGACAAGGAGCGGGTCGCGATCTTCCGCGGCGACGTCAATGTGCGCCAGCAGAATGCCGTCCTGAAGGCGCAGAACCTGAAGGTCTTCTACACCGGCGGGGCGGGCGCCAAGGGCGGCGCCCAGGACATCTCCAAGCTGGAGGCCGGCGGCAAGGTCTACGTCTCCTCCGGCGACCAGGTGGCGACCGGCGACAAGGCCGTCTTCGATTTGAAGGCGGAACAGCTTACCGTCACCGGCAATGTGGTCCTGTCCAAGGGACCGAACGTGATCCAGGGCGAGATCCTGGAAATCGACATGAAGACGGGCCAGGCGAAATTCCGCTCACCGTCGCGCATCCGCATGCTGATCCAGCCCAAGAGCCTTGGCAAAGAAAAAACCCCGCCCGGGAATTGA
- the lptB gene encoding LPS export ABC transporter ATP-binding protein has product MTVRGLFSRLTGRGAAAGRRRARRAGTEDIEPAEPQIVSAEAAASGDDVLAVRSLAKSYRQRQVVSDVTLAVGRGEAVGLLGPNGAGKTTVFYMITGLIRPDHGAIELGGFDITGLPMYRRARLGIGYLPQEASIFRGLTVRDNILAVLEVTEPNRRKRTAELEELLDEFGISHLADSPAIALSGGERRRVEIARALASRPAFMLLDEPFAGIDPIAVGDIQALVRHLTQRGIGVLITDHNVRETLGLIDRAYIIAAGAVLTEGRPDEIVADPDVRRLYLGERFTL; this is encoded by the coding sequence TTGACGGTGCGCGGGCTCTTCAGCCGATTGACGGGCCGCGGCGCAGCGGCAGGGCGACGGCGCGCGCGCCGCGCCGGGACCGAAGACATCGAGCCCGCCGAGCCGCAGATCGTTTCCGCCGAGGCGGCGGCATCCGGCGACGATGTGCTCGCCGTGCGCAGCCTTGCCAAGAGCTATCGCCAGCGCCAGGTGGTGAGCGACGTGACGCTCGCGGTCGGCCGCGGCGAGGCGGTCGGCCTTCTCGGCCCGAACGGCGCCGGCAAGACCACCGTCTTCTATATGATCACCGGCCTCATCCGGCCCGACCACGGCGCCATCGAACTCGGCGGCTTCGACATCACCGGCCTGCCGATGTATCGCCGCGCCCGGCTCGGCATCGGCTACCTGCCGCAGGAAGCCTCGATCTTTCGCGGCCTCACCGTGCGCGACAACATCCTTGCGGTGCTGGAAGTGACCGAGCCGAACCGCAGGAAGCGGACGGCCGAGCTTGAGGAACTGCTCGACGAGTTCGGCATCTCCCATCTCGCCGACTCGCCGGCAATCGCGCTGTCCGGCGGCGAGCGGCGGCGGGTGGAGATCGCCCGGGCGCTGGCCAGCCGGCCGGCCTTCATGCTGCTTGACGAGCCGTTCGCGGGCATCGATCCGATCGCCGTCGGCGACATCCAGGCCCTCGTCCGGCACCTCACCCAGCGCGGCATCGGCGTCCTCATTACCGACCACAACGTGCGCGAAACCCTCGGCCTCATCGACCGCGCCTACATCATCGCGGCCGGCGCCGTGCTTACCGAGGGTCGCCCCGACGAGATCGTCGCCGACCCCGACGTGCGCCGCCTTTACCTCGGCGAGCGGTTTACGCTTTAG
- the rpoN gene encoding RNA polymerase factor sigma-54, with product MAMTPKLEMRTSQALVMTPQLMQAIKLLQLSNVDLVAHVETELERNPLLVRDESDERGPGEGNEAADRGDASSDAASSDTSSDGGPDSGSDSDGPDLDTAPLADALTSGADANVSDLDADFGSVYAEDGPSDSPAPVSDPGALAGSSWSQVSGRGGSADDFDLDAVLGAEKSMQDHLADQLVLAVSDPAERMIGQYLIDMIDEAGYLTGDVETMAEQLGTDPETVERVLAVVQSFDPSGIGARSLAECLALQLKERDRLDPAMKALVDNLEILARRDFSALRRICGVDEEDLVDMIGEIRALNPKPGNAFGAAVVQTVVPDVIVRPSSSGGWAIELNTETLPKVLVDQTYYTTVSRAAVDDKAKTYLSDCLQTANWLVKSLDQRARTILKVSTEIVRQQDGFLANGVAYLKPLNLRTVAEAINMHESTVSRVTSNKYMATPRGIFELKYFFTSAIASAEGGEAHSAEAVRHQIRRLIDAENPEAILSDDTIVKMLRDSGVDIARRTVAKYRESMRIPSSVQRRREKRALQHGAA from the coding sequence ATGGCAATGACGCCGAAACTCGAAATGCGGACGAGCCAGGCGCTCGTCATGACGCCGCAGCTCATGCAGGCGATCAAGCTCCTGCAACTGTCCAATGTCGATCTCGTCGCCCATGTGGAAACCGAGCTGGAACGCAACCCGCTGCTGGTGCGCGACGAAAGCGACGAGCGCGGCCCCGGCGAAGGCAATGAGGCGGCCGACCGCGGCGATGCGTCGTCCGACGCCGCCAGTTCCGACACCAGCTCTGACGGCGGCCCCGACAGTGGCTCAGACAGCGATGGGCCGGACCTCGATACGGCGCCGCTTGCCGATGCGCTGACCTCCGGCGCCGATGCCAACGTCTCCGACCTCGATGCCGATTTCGGCTCCGTCTATGCGGAGGACGGGCCGAGCGACAGCCCGGCGCCGGTCAGCGATCCCGGCGCCCTTGCCGGCAGCTCGTGGTCGCAGGTTTCCGGCCGCGGCGGCTCAGCCGACGACTTCGACCTCGATGCCGTGCTCGGCGCGGAAAAGTCGATGCAGGACCACCTCGCCGACCAGCTCGTCCTTGCGGTGAGCGATCCGGCGGAGCGGATGATCGGCCAGTATCTCATCGACATGATCGACGAGGCCGGCTACCTGACCGGCGACGTCGAGACCATGGCCGAACAGCTCGGCACCGACCCCGAGACCGTCGAACGGGTCCTCGCCGTCGTCCAGAGCTTCGATCCGAGCGGGATCGGCGCGCGCAGCCTTGCCGAATGCCTCGCCCTGCAACTGAAGGAGCGCGACCGGCTCGATCCGGCGATGAAGGCGCTCGTCGACAATCTGGAAATCCTCGCCCGGCGCGATTTTTCGGCGCTGCGGCGGATCTGCGGCGTCGACGAGGAGGACCTCGTTGACATGATCGGCGAGATCCGCGCGCTCAATCCCAAGCCCGGCAACGCCTTCGGCGCCGCCGTCGTGCAGACCGTCGTGCCCGACGTCATCGTGCGCCCGTCCAGCAGCGGCGGCTGGGCCATCGAGCTGAATACCGAGACGCTGCCCAAGGTGCTGGTCGACCAGACCTATTACACCACCGTCTCCAGGGCCGCCGTCGACGACAAGGCCAAGACCTACCTCTCCGACTGCCTGCAGACGGCGAACTGGCTGGTCAAGAGCCTCGACCAGCGGGCCCGCACCATCCTCAAGGTCTCCACCGAGATCGTGCGCCAGCAGGACGGGTTCCTGGCCAACGGCGTCGCCTATCTGAAGCCGCTCAACCTCAGGACCGTCGCCGAAGCCATCAACATGCACGAGTCGACGGTCAGCCGGGTGACGTCGAACAAGTACATGGCGACGCCGCGCGGCATCTTCGAATTGAAATACTTCTTCACCTCGGCAATCGCCTCGGCCGAGGGCGGCGAGGCCCATTCCGCCGAGGCGGTGCGCCACCAGATCCGCCGCCTGATCGATGCGGAAAACCCCGAAGCGATCCTTTCCGACGATACGATCGTTAAGATGCTCAGGGATTCCGGCGTCGATATCGCACGGCGCACGGTCGCCAAATACCGGGAGTCCATGCGCATTCCCTCCTCGGTCCAGCGGCGCCGCGAAAAGCGCGCCCTGCAGCATGGCGCCGCCTGA
- the hpf gene encoding ribosome hibernation-promoting factor, HPF/YfiA family, whose amino-acid sequence MTLRISSKNVDIGESLRTHVEARIDDAVDKYFDGNYSGNLVFEREGSGCRADCSIHLDTGIVLQASAQAQEPQSSFDQAAERIEKRLRRYKRKLKDHRADTKGEASYVVFAASEDEEEVPEDFNPVIIAETSTNMRTMTVGMAVMQLDLIESPVVVFRNAGNGGINVVYRRADGHIGWVDPSLAGNGAAD is encoded by the coding sequence ATGACACTGCGAATCTCCAGTAAGAACGTCGATATCGGCGAATCTTTGCGTACCCATGTGGAAGCCCGCATCGACGATGCCGTCGACAAGTATTTCGACGGAAATTATTCCGGGAATCTGGTGTTCGAACGCGAAGGCTCCGGCTGCCGCGCCGACTGCAGCATCCACCTCGATACCGGCATCGTCCTGCAGGCGTCCGCCCAGGCCCAGGAACCGCAATCGTCCTTCGACCAGGCCGCCGAGCGCATCGAGAAGCGGCTCCGGCGCTACAAGCGCAAGCTCAAGGACCACCGGGCCGACACCAAGGGGGAAGCCTCCTACGTCGTCTTCGCCGCGAGCGAGGACGAGGAGGAAGTCCCGGAAGATTTCAATCCCGTCATCATCGCCGAAACGTCGACCAACATGAGGACCATGACGGTCGGCATGGCGGTCATGCAGCTCGATCTCATCGAGTCGCCCGTCGTCGTTTTCCGCAATGCGGGCAATGGCGGCATCAACGTGGTCTACCGCAGGGCCGACGGCCATATCGGCTGGGTCGACCCGTCTCTCGCCGGCAACGGCGCGGCAGACTGA